The Mycolicibacterium doricum genome includes a region encoding these proteins:
- the lmeA gene encoding mannan chain length control protein LmeA, producing MRKLLIGLLATVTAVVVGAVGVDFGAAVYAEYRWSRVLREVAHLDADPWVGIIGFPFVPQAMDHHYGEMEIRASGVDHPVVGKASLEATLHDVDVSETSWLVRPGEPIAVGKVESRIIINSTHVGRFIGIPDLLVEAPTGETNDATGGTTESGISSNKGVVFTGTPESAGFDERVSVAVDLSISGPDHTTLVMTATDILTGAGTAGQAVPVDKTAAVLDAFSAPMPGQKLPFGIAPTAQGARGSDVIIEGITDDMTITLGGFRQS from the coding sequence ATGCGCAAGCTGCTGATCGGGCTCCTCGCGACGGTGACCGCAGTGGTCGTCGGCGCGGTCGGCGTCGATTTCGGCGCGGCCGTCTACGCCGAATACCGCTGGTCACGGGTGTTGCGCGAGGTCGCACACCTGGATGCCGACCCGTGGGTGGGCATCATCGGCTTCCCGTTCGTCCCACAGGCGATGGACCACCACTACGGCGAGATGGAAATCCGCGCCAGTGGTGTTGATCACCCCGTGGTGGGTAAGGCGTCGCTGGAAGCGACCCTGCACGACGTCGACGTCAGCGAGACATCCTGGCTGGTCCGGCCCGGCGAACCCATAGCCGTCGGAAAGGTCGAGAGCCGCATCATCATCAACTCCACGCACGTCGGCCGCTTCATCGGCATCCCTGATCTGCTCGTCGAAGCCCCGACCGGGGAGACCAACGACGCGACGGGCGGTACCACCGAATCCGGGATCTCCAGCAACAAGGGTGTCGTCTTCACCGGCACCCCGGAGTCGGCGGGTTTCGACGAGCGGGTGTCGGTCGCCGTGGACCTGTCCATCAGCGGACCCGACCACACCACGCTGGTGATGACGGCCACCGACATCCTGACCGGCGCCGGCACGGCCGGCCAGGCAGTGCCCGTGGACAAGACCGCCGCGGTCCTCGACGCGTTCAGCGCGCCCATGCCGGGGCAGAAACTGCCGTTCGGCATCGCACCGACCGCCCAGGGTGCGCGCGGTTCGGATGTCATCATCGAGGGCATCACCGACGACATGACCATCACACTCGGCGGGTTCAGGCAGTCATGA
- a CDS encoding thioredoxin family protein, whose translation MSSSWIVVIAVLIAVFGVAFVAGRLMNLRAGLRKAEAAAMNVDTSGLGLSETGPTVAHFSAVWCGPCDAVRRVVDQVCREMPEVAHVEIDMDANPEAARRLSVLSLPTTIVFDAHGRPRYRTSGVPKAADLRSVLEPLLA comes from the coding sequence ATGAGCTCGTCGTGGATCGTCGTGATCGCCGTCCTGATCGCAGTGTTCGGCGTCGCCTTCGTGGCGGGACGCCTGATGAACCTGCGCGCCGGCCTGCGCAAGGCCGAGGCCGCCGCGATGAACGTCGACACCTCCGGACTGGGGTTGTCCGAGACCGGCCCCACCGTCGCGCACTTCAGCGCCGTGTGGTGCGGGCCTTGCGACGCCGTGCGCCGCGTGGTCGACCAGGTGTGCCGAGAGATGCCCGAAGTGGCCCATGTCGAGATCGACATGGACGCCAATCCCGAAGCGGCTAGGCGGCTTTCGGTGCTGTCCCTGCCGACAACGATCGTCTTCGACGCCCACGGCCGCCCGCGCTATCGCACCTCCGGCGTGCCGAAGGCCGCTGACCTGCGGTCCGTGCTGGAACCGCTGTTGGCCTGA
- a CDS encoding Ms5788A family Cys-rich leader peptide yields the protein MFARLELMLTKRRAVDLCRTAGCCCRCCR from the coding sequence GTGTTCGCCCGCCTCGAGCTGATGCTCACCAAGCGCCGCGCAGTCGATCTGTGCCGCACCGCGGGTTGTTGCTGTCGTTGTTGTCGCTGA
- a CDS encoding sulfurtransferase, giving the protein MARSDVLVTTDWAESNLDAPNTVFVEVDEDTSAYDTGHIEGAVKLDWKTDLQDPVRRDFVDAQQFSKLLSDRGIAGDDTVILYGGNNNWFAAYAYWYFKLYGHENVKLLDGGRKKWELEGRPLSSETVNRPATSYTAKQPDNSIRAFRDEVIASIGEKNLVDVRSPDEFSGKILAPAHLPQEQSQRAGHIPTAINVPWSKAANEDGTFKSDEDLAKIYAGAGLDGEKETIAYCRIGERSSHTWFVLHELLGHKNVKNYDGSWTEYGSLVGAPIELGS; this is encoded by the coding sequence ATGGCTCGCTCCGACGTCCTGGTCACCACTGACTGGGCCGAGAGCAATCTCGACGCGCCCAACACCGTGTTCGTCGAGGTCGACGAGGACACCTCGGCCTACGACACCGGACACATCGAAGGCGCGGTCAAGCTGGACTGGAAGACCGACCTGCAAGACCCGGTCCGTCGTGACTTCGTCGACGCCCAGCAGTTCTCGAAGCTGCTGTCTGACCGCGGGATCGCGGGCGACGACACGGTGATCCTCTACGGCGGCAACAACAACTGGTTCGCCGCGTACGCCTACTGGTACTTCAAGCTCTACGGCCACGAGAACGTCAAGCTGCTCGACGGCGGCCGCAAAAAGTGGGAACTCGAGGGACGTCCGCTGTCGAGCGAGACGGTGAACCGCCCCGCGACCAGCTACACCGCCAAGCAGCCCGACAACAGCATCCGGGCCTTCCGCGACGAGGTGATCGCCTCGATCGGCGAGAAGAACCTGGTCGACGTGCGCTCCCCCGACGAGTTCTCCGGCAAGATCCTCGCCCCGGCGCACCTGCCGCAGGAGCAGAGCCAGCGCGCCGGCCACATCCCCACGGCCATCAACGTGCCGTGGAGCAAGGCCGCCAACGAGGACGGCACCTTCAAGTCGGATGAGGACCTCGCCAAGATCTACGCCGGCGCCGGGCTGGACGGTGAGAAGGAAACCATCGCCTACTGCCGCATCGGTGAGCGCTCTTCACACACGTGGTTCGTCCTGCACGAACTGTTGGGGCACAAGAACGTCAAGAACTACGACGGCAGTTGGACGGAATACGGTTCCCTGGTGGGGGCCCCGATCGAGTTGGGAAGTTAG
- a CDS encoding DUF1416 domain-containing protein, with the protein MCTPPKQGQTLPAGVDLEKETVITGRVVDGSGQAVGGAFVRLLDASDEFTAEVVASATGDFRFFAAPGTWTLRALSKVGNGDATVAPSGAGIHEVDVKVA; encoded by the coding sequence ATGTGCACTCCTCCTAAGCAAGGGCAGACACTGCCCGCCGGTGTCGACCTGGAGAAGGAAACCGTGATCACCGGTCGTGTGGTGGACGGCTCCGGACAGGCGGTCGGCGGCGCGTTCGTGCGCCTGCTGGACGCCTCGGATGAGTTCACCGCCGAGGTGGTCGCGTCGGCCACCGGCGACTTCCGGTTCTTCGCCGCGCCGGGCACCTGGACGCTGCGCGCGCTGTCGAAGGTGGGCAATGGCGACGCCACCGTCGCTCCGTCAGGTGCCGGGATCCACGAGGTCGACGTCAAGGTCGCCTGA
- a CDS encoding DUF732 domain-containing protein has translation MADLVGVTDWTDYQAGVFIGAVTGAFCPQFENKIG, from the coding sequence GTGGCCGATCTCGTCGGCGTCACCGACTGGACCGACTATCAGGCCGGCGTCTTCATCGGTGCGGTGACCGGCGCGTTCTGTCCCCAGTTCGAGAACAAGATCGGCTGA
- a CDS encoding FABP family protein has protein sequence MTSPHEPEDAAGSIFSTSGDRAVADAAERAKITAARNIPGFDDLPMPKDTANLREGADFNDALLALLPLVGVWRGEGEGRGPHGDYRFGQQIVVSHDGGDYLNWEARSWRLTESGGYDRAGLRETGFWRFVDDPADPSESQAIELLLAHSAGYVELFYGRPRNQSSWELVTDALARSKSGMLVGGAKRLYGIVEGGDLAYVEERVDADGGLVPHLSARLSRYVG, from the coding sequence GTGACGTCACCGCACGAACCCGAAGACGCCGCCGGTTCCATTTTCTCGACGTCCGGTGACCGCGCCGTCGCCGATGCCGCCGAACGCGCCAAGATCACTGCCGCACGCAACATCCCGGGCTTCGACGACCTCCCGATGCCCAAGGACACGGCAAATCTGCGCGAGGGTGCCGACTTCAACGACGCGCTTCTTGCGCTGCTGCCGCTGGTCGGCGTATGGCGCGGTGAGGGCGAGGGCCGCGGGCCGCACGGCGACTACCGGTTCGGTCAGCAGATCGTCGTCTCTCACGACGGCGGCGACTACCTGAACTGGGAAGCCCGGTCTTGGCGGCTCACCGAGTCCGGCGGCTACGACCGGGCGGGCTTGCGTGAGACTGGATTTTGGCGTTTCGTCGACGATCCCGCCGACCCGTCCGAATCGCAGGCGATCGAGCTCCTGCTGGCGCACTCGGCCGGCTACGTCGAATTGTTCTACGGTCGCCCACGCAATCAGTCGTCGTGGGAGTTGGTCACCGATGCGCTGGCCCGCAGCAAGTCGGGGATGCTGGTCGGCGGCGCGAAGAGGCTCTACGGCATCGTCGAGGGCGGCGATCTGGCCTACGTCGAAGAGCGCGTGGACGCCGACGGGGGGCTGGTGCCGCATCTGTCGGCGAGACTGTCGAGGTATGTCGGATAG
- a CDS encoding aminodeoxychorismate lyase, translated as MASGPAVVVTLDGAVHDAQKPLLYADDLAAVRGDGIFETLLVRDGRPCLLKAHLGRLTHSARLMDLPAPDPARWRSAVTTAVHRWAADGGGEGVLRLVYSRGRESGGGPTAYVTIGALPPRVAAARRDGVAALTLARGLPTAAAELPWLLAGAKTLSYAVNMAALRHAEKHGAGDVVFLSSDGHILEGPRSTVVIAAEMEGGGLGLLTPPPWYPILRGTTARALFEVARNKGYDCDYRALLPADLFAAQGVWLVSSVTLAARVHTLDGVPLRPTPLATEVAALVDAAIVSDR; from the coding sequence ATGGCGAGCGGACCTGCTGTGGTCGTCACCCTCGACGGTGCCGTCCACGACGCGCAGAAACCCCTGTTGTACGCCGACGACCTGGCCGCCGTCCGCGGCGACGGGATCTTCGAGACACTGCTGGTCCGCGACGGCCGTCCCTGCCTGCTGAAGGCGCACCTCGGGCGGCTCACCCATTCGGCGCGACTGATGGATCTGCCCGCCCCGGATCCCGCGCGCTGGCGTTCGGCGGTCACCACCGCGGTGCACCGCTGGGCGGCGGACGGCGGCGGTGAAGGGGTGCTGCGGTTGGTGTACAGCCGCGGCCGCGAAAGCGGGGGAGGCCCAACCGCATACGTCACGATCGGCGCCCTGCCGCCCCGGGTGGCGGCCGCCCGCCGGGACGGGGTGGCGGCGCTGACGTTGGCGCGTGGCTTGCCGACGGCGGCCGCCGAGCTGCCGTGGCTGCTGGCGGGGGCCAAGACGCTGTCGTACGCGGTGAACATGGCCGCGCTGCGGCATGCCGAGAAGCATGGTGCCGGAGATGTCGTCTTCCTCAGCTCCGACGGACACATCCTGGAGGGGCCGCGATCGACCGTGGTGATCGCCGCCGAGATGGAGGGCGGCGGCCTCGGGCTGCTGACCCCGCCACCGTGGTATCCGATCCTGCGTGGCACCACTGCGCGGGCGTTGTTCGAGGTGGCGCGCAACAAGGGTTACGACTGTGACTACCGGGCGCTGCTGCCCGCTGATCTGTTTGCGGCGCAGGGCGTTTGGTTGGTCTCCAGCGTCACCCTGGCGGCCCGCGTGCACACGCTGGACGGGGTGCCGCTGCGGCCGACGCCACTGGCGACGGAGGTGGCGGCGCTGGTCGACGCGGCCATCGTCAGTGATCGCTGA
- the ygfZ gene encoding CAF17-like 4Fe-4S cluster assembly/insertion protein YgfZ yields MSAVPVPEGPDAGSVWHYGDPLGEQRAATDDAVVVDRSHRVTLTLTGGERRSWLHTISSQHVSEQPDGTVAQNLSLDGQGRVEDHWWQTELGGVLYLDTEPWRGAPLLDYLRKMVFWADVTIEAADLAVLSLLGPALADTPVLDALRLGSLPAESTAVPLPGGGFAQRLPADGLELDLVVPRAQAADWQDRVTAAGVRPAGVWAYEAHRVAALQPRLGVDTDERTIPHEVGWIGSAVHLDKGCYRGQETVARVHNLGKPPRMLVRLQLDGTTDRPSTGDPVLAGGRTVGRLGTVVEHIDDGPVALALVKRGLPADTPLSTGGDAEASAVIDADSIPSADHLRAGRLAVERLRGGGR; encoded by the coding sequence ATGTCAGCAGTTCCCGTGCCCGAAGGACCGGACGCCGGCTCGGTGTGGCACTACGGCGACCCGCTCGGCGAACAGCGCGCCGCCACCGACGACGCCGTGGTCGTCGACCGCTCGCACCGCGTCACCCTCACCCTGACGGGCGGTGAACGCCGGTCCTGGCTGCACACGATCTCCAGCCAGCACGTCAGCGAGCAGCCCGACGGCACGGTCGCCCAGAACCTGAGCCTCGACGGTCAGGGGCGGGTCGAGGACCACTGGTGGCAGACCGAACTCGGCGGCGTCCTCTATCTCGACACCGAGCCCTGGCGCGGCGCCCCGCTGCTCGACTACCTCCGCAAGATGGTGTTCTGGGCCGACGTGACGATCGAGGCTGCCGACCTCGCGGTGCTGTCCCTTCTGGGTCCCGCGCTGGCCGACACGCCGGTGCTCGACGCGCTCCGGCTCGGTTCGCTTCCGGCGGAATCGACCGCGGTGCCCCTGCCCGGCGGCGGTTTCGCGCAGCGCCTGCCCGCCGACGGACTCGAACTGGACCTCGTGGTGCCGCGTGCGCAGGCCGCCGACTGGCAGGACCGGGTCACCGCCGCAGGTGTCCGGCCCGCGGGAGTGTGGGCCTATGAGGCGCACCGGGTGGCGGCGCTGCAGCCCCGGCTGGGGGTCGACACCGACGAGCGCACGATCCCGCACGAGGTCGGCTGGATCGGCAGTGCGGTGCATCTCGACAAGGGCTGTTACCGCGGGCAGGAGACCGTTGCCCGGGTCCACAACCTGGGAAAACCGCCCCGCATGCTGGTCCGGCTGCAACTCGACGGGACCACCGATCGCCCGTCGACCGGTGATCCGGTGCTCGCCGGCGGTCGCACAGTAGGCCGGCTGGGCACGGTCGTCGAACACATCGACGACGGTCCGGTGGCGCTCGCACTCGTGAAGCGAGGGCTGCCCGCCGACACGCCGCTGAGCACCGGCGGAGACGCCGAGGCCAGCGCGGTGATCGACGCCGACTCCATACCGAGCGCCGACCACCTGCGCGCCGGCCGGCTTGCGGTCGAGCGGCTTCGCGGCGGCGGTCGGTGA
- a CDS encoding DUF3073 domain-containing protein, which yields MGRGRAKAKQTKVARDLKYSSPQTDFERLQRELAGGSDELDPSDGVADDPWAPEDDWRR from the coding sequence ATGGGCCGCGGCCGGGCGAAGGCGAAGCAGACAAAGGTCGCTCGTGACCTGAAGTACAGCTCGCCCCAAACTGACTTCGAACGGCTACAGCGCGAGCTGGCCGGCGGGTCCGACGAGTTGGATCCCAGCGACGGCGTAGCCGACGACCCCTGGGCGCCCGAGGACGACTGGCGCCGCTAG
- the purM gene encoding phosphoribosylformylglycinamidine cyclo-ligase codes for MTERTEQHGFSYASAGVDIEAGDRAVELFKPLAAKATRPEVRGGLGGFAGLFALRGGYREPVLASSTDGVGTKLAVAQAMDKHDTVGLDLVAMVVDDLVVCGAEPLFLQDYIAVGRTVPERVSQLVSGIAEGCVLAGCALLGGETAEHPGLMAPDHYDISATGVGVVEADDVLGPDRVRPGDVIIAMGSSGLHSNGYSLARKVLLEIDRMNLAGHVEEFGRTLGEELLEPTRIYAKDCLALAAETQVRTFCHITGGGLAGNLVRVVPNGLMAELDRGTWTPAPVFQMIAQRGRIERSEMEKTFNMGIGMVAVVAPEDTDRALAILTARHIDSWTLGTVEKGGKDEPRAMLVGQHPRF; via the coding sequence ATGACCGAGCGCACCGAACAACACGGCTTTTCCTATGCGTCGGCCGGTGTCGACATCGAAGCCGGTGATCGCGCAGTCGAACTGTTCAAACCGCTGGCGGCGAAAGCCACCCGTCCGGAGGTGCGTGGCGGGCTCGGTGGGTTCGCGGGCCTGTTCGCGTTGCGCGGCGGCTACCGCGAACCCGTGCTGGCCTCGTCGACCGACGGTGTCGGCACCAAGCTGGCCGTCGCCCAGGCGATGGACAAGCACGACACGGTCGGTCTCGACCTGGTGGCGATGGTCGTCGACGACCTCGTGGTCTGCGGTGCCGAACCGCTGTTCCTGCAGGACTACATCGCCGTCGGGCGCACGGTCCCCGAACGGGTCAGCCAGCTGGTCTCCGGTATCGCGGAGGGCTGCGTGCTCGCCGGATGCGCGCTGCTGGGCGGCGAGACCGCCGAGCACCCCGGCCTGATGGCCCCGGACCACTACGACATATCGGCAACCGGTGTCGGCGTCGTCGAGGCCGACGACGTGCTGGGCCCCGACCGGGTCCGCCCCGGCGACGTGATCATCGCGATGGGATCGTCGGGCCTGCACTCCAACGGCTACTCACTGGCCCGCAAGGTGCTGCTGGAGATCGATCGGATGAACCTCGCCGGCCATGTCGAGGAATTCGGCCGCACACTCGGCGAGGAACTGCTCGAGCCGACCCGCATCTACGCCAAGGACTGCCTCGCGCTGGCCGCCGAGACCCAGGTGCGCACGTTCTGCCACATCACCGGCGGCGGGCTGGCGGGGAACCTCGTGCGCGTGGTGCCCAACGGCCTGATGGCAGAACTTGACCGCGGGACGTGGACACCGGCGCCGGTGTTCCAGATGATCGCCCAACGCGGCCGCATCGAGCGCAGCGAGATGGAGAAGACGTTCAACATGGGCATCGGCATGGTGGCCGTCGTCGCGCCGGAGGACACCGACCGGGCCCTGGCCATCCTGACGGCCCGCCACATCGACAGTTGGACGCTCGGGACCGTCGAGAAGGGTGGCAAGGACGAGCCGCGGGCAATGCTGGTGGGTCAGCACCCGCGATTCTGA
- the purF gene encoding amidophosphoribosyltransferase, with the protein MSAHDDIEPENDPREECGVFGVWAPGEDVAKLTYYGLYALQHRGQEAAGIAVADGSQVLVFKDLGLVSQVFDEPTLAAMQGHVAIGHCRYSTTGSTTWENAQPVFRNTLAGTGVAVGHNGNLVNTTELTARAREAGLINGRTPGAATTDSDILGALLAHGAADATVEQAALDLLPTVRGAFCLTFMDENTLYAARDQYGVRPLSLGRLDRGWVVASETAALDIVGASFVRDIEPGELLAIDADGVRSTRFANPTPKGCVFEYVYLARPDSTLAGRSVHATRVDIGRRLASEMPVEADLVIGVPESGTPAAVGYAQGSGIPYGQGLMKNAYVGRTFIQPSQTIRQLGIRLKLNPLKEVIRGKRLIVVDDSIVRGNTQRALIRMLREAGAVEVHVRIASPPVRWPCFYGIDFATPAELIANGAEDEDQMLDAVRRAIGADTLGYISQQGMIAATEQPASRLCSACFDGNYPIELPNESALGKNVIEHMLAAAARSGIPLEKVDDDNASYSASYSATAGLNRTR; encoded by the coding sequence GTGAGCGCCCACGACGACATCGAGCCCGAGAACGATCCCCGTGAAGAATGCGGCGTCTTCGGCGTCTGGGCGCCCGGCGAGGATGTGGCCAAGCTCACCTATTACGGCCTTTATGCGCTACAACACCGTGGCCAGGAAGCGGCGGGCATCGCCGTGGCCGACGGCTCGCAGGTTCTGGTGTTCAAGGATCTCGGACTGGTCAGCCAAGTGTTCGATGAACCGACGCTGGCCGCCATGCAGGGTCACGTCGCCATCGGGCACTGCCGCTACTCGACCACGGGATCAACCACCTGGGAGAACGCCCAGCCGGTCTTCCGCAACACCCTCGCCGGCACCGGAGTGGCCGTCGGTCACAACGGCAACCTGGTCAACACCACCGAACTGACCGCCCGCGCGCGCGAGGCAGGCCTGATCAACGGCCGCACTCCCGGCGCGGCGACCACCGACTCGGACATCCTGGGTGCGCTGCTGGCCCACGGCGCCGCCGACGCCACCGTCGAACAGGCGGCGCTGGACCTTCTGCCGACCGTGCGCGGCGCGTTCTGCTTGACCTTCATGGACGAGAACACCCTCTATGCCGCCCGCGACCAGTACGGCGTGCGCCCGCTGTCGCTGGGAAGGCTGGACCGTGGCTGGGTGGTGGCGTCGGAGACCGCTGCGCTCGACATCGTGGGCGCGTCGTTCGTCCGCGACATCGAACCGGGCGAGCTGCTGGCCATCGACGCAGACGGTGTGCGGTCGACCCGCTTCGCCAACCCCACTCCCAAGGGTTGCGTCTTCGAATACGTCTACCTGGCTCGGCCCGACAGCACGCTGGCCGGCCGTTCCGTACACGCCACCCGCGTCGACATCGGCCGCCGGCTGGCCAGCGAGATGCCGGTCGAGGCCGACCTGGTGATCGGCGTCCCCGAATCGGGAACGCCCGCCGCCGTGGGCTACGCGCAGGGCTCGGGTATTCCGTACGGCCAGGGGCTGATGAAGAATGCTTACGTCGGCCGGACGTTCATCCAGCCGTCGCAGACGATCCGCCAGCTCGGCATCCGGCTCAAGCTCAACCCGCTCAAGGAAGTCATCCGCGGTAAGCGGCTGATCGTCGTCGACGATTCGATCGTGCGCGGCAACACCCAGCGTGCGCTGATCCGAATGCTGCGTGAGGCGGGAGCCGTCGAAGTGCACGTCCGGATCGCCTCCCCGCCGGTGCGCTGGCCGTGCTTCTACGGCATCGACTTTGCCACACCCGCCGAGTTGATCGCCAACGGTGCCGAGGACGAGGACCAGATGCTCGATGCCGTCCGCCGCGCGATCGGGGCCGACACCCTGGGCTACATCTCGCAGCAGGGCATGATTGCGGCCACCGAACAGCCTGCGTCACGGTTGTGCTCGGCCTGCTTCGACGGCAACTACCCGATCGAACTTCCGAATGAGTCGGCACTGGGCAAGAACGTCATCGAGCACATGCTCGCAGCGGCCGCCCGCAGTGGCATCCCGCTGGAGAAGGTCGACGACGACAACGCTTCCTATTCGGCCTCCTATTCGGCGACCGCGGGACTGAACCGCACCAGGTGA
- a CDS encoding sterol carrier family protein, whose protein sequence is MAARRNTDPAQTRAAVAAVVDWLRDDTAPAPERNGIAEAVRLTARTLAGLAPGASVELRVPPFVAVQCVAGPAHTRGNPPNVVETDPRTWLLVATGLLPFDEAAATGALRLSGSRAAELGNWLPVVALGM, encoded by the coding sequence ATGGCAGCCCGCCGCAACACCGATCCTGCGCAGACCCGCGCGGCGGTGGCCGCTGTCGTGGACTGGCTGCGTGACGACACCGCGCCGGCCCCCGAACGCAACGGGATCGCCGAGGCGGTCAGATTGACCGCGCGCACCCTGGCCGGCTTGGCCCCCGGCGCCAGCGTGGAGCTGCGGGTTCCGCCGTTCGTCGCCGTGCAGTGCGTCGCGGGGCCCGCTCACACCCGGGGCAATCCGCCCAACGTGGTGGAGACCGACCCGCGCACCTGGCTGCTCGTCGCCACCGGGTTGTTGCCCTTCGACGAGGCAGCGGCGACCGGTGCGCTGCGGCTGTCCGGATCTCGCGCCGCTGAGCTGGGCAATTGGCTGCCTGTGGTGGCCCTGGGAATGTAG
- a CDS encoding alpha/beta hydrolase, producing the protein MRAQTHHIVGDTVTDTPEPQRRRPVFLWAWDLIRLDFAGVTVGALFFCLSLTPSLLPRDWLFQGLIGGVNAAIGYGIGVFIAKITARFVLRGRRSWRPSQRRPYLLEAGIVGLAIAACVLMLVPAAAWQRQISTEMGLPGPEISGYLRVLVVSALVGGVCVAVSRVLLAIVKTLARWLIRRWRLSDEMALLIGTVVIVVLLVTLINGVLMQGFLAAAGRVFQPQNSTTREGVSQPVEPERSGSPASLAAWDSLGYQGRNFVASGPDAEDIERVNGRPAQEPIRVYAGLQTADTDEQRIAVLLSELERTRAFDRELLVIVPTTGTGWVNPVAARAIELMYDGDTAMVAMQYSYLPSWISFLVDQQRSMESGRMLIDAVQQRWSQRPPHQRPKLALYGESLGSMAGQAAFAWLPDIADMGFSSVLWVGPPNASPLWKAITERRDPGTPEVEPRYDGGRTVRFSQASDPDEIARDTAAPWEGTRVLFLQHASDPIVWYSPDLLTARPDWLREPAGSDRTASMRWYPIVTFWQVGADMTNASSVPGGHGHNYGESVLDGWAAVAPPRGWTPDDTARIRAVLRESDGPEY; encoded by the coding sequence GTGAGAGCGCAGACCCACCACATCGTCGGTGACACCGTCACCGACACCCCCGAACCCCAGCGCCGCCGGCCCGTGTTCCTCTGGGCGTGGGACCTGATCCGGCTCGACTTCGCCGGCGTCACCGTCGGTGCCCTGTTCTTCTGCCTGTCCCTGACTCCGTCGCTGTTACCGCGGGACTGGCTGTTCCAAGGCCTCATCGGCGGGGTGAACGCCGCAATCGGATACGGCATCGGCGTCTTCATCGCCAAGATCACGGCGCGGTTCGTCTTACGAGGCAGACGCTCGTGGCGGCCGTCGCAACGGAGGCCGTACCTGCTCGAGGCGGGCATCGTCGGGCTGGCGATTGCCGCGTGCGTCCTCATGCTGGTGCCCGCCGCTGCCTGGCAACGGCAGATCTCGACGGAGATGGGTCTACCGGGCCCGGAGATCTCCGGTTACCTCCGTGTGCTGGTTGTCTCGGCGCTGGTCGGCGGGGTGTGCGTGGCGGTCAGCCGGGTGCTCCTCGCCATCGTCAAGACGCTGGCCCGCTGGCTGATCCGCCGGTGGCGGTTGAGCGACGAGATGGCGTTGCTGATCGGCACCGTCGTGATCGTGGTGCTGCTCGTCACCTTGATCAACGGCGTCCTGATGCAGGGGTTCCTGGCCGCCGCCGGCCGCGTTTTCCAGCCGCAGAACTCCACGACCCGCGAGGGCGTCAGCCAGCCCGTCGAGCCCGAACGATCCGGCAGCCCGGCGTCGTTGGCGGCGTGGGACAGCCTCGGCTACCAGGGCCGCAACTTCGTCGCCAGCGGCCCCGACGCAGAGGATATCGAGCGGGTGAACGGCAGGCCCGCACAGGAACCGATCCGGGTCTACGCCGGTCTGCAGACGGCCGACACCGACGAACAGCGAATCGCCGTGCTGCTCAGTGAACTGGAGCGGACCAGGGCCTTCGACCGTGAGCTCTTGGTGATCGTGCCGACCACGGGGACCGGATGGGTCAACCCCGTCGCCGCCCGCGCCATCGAGCTGATGTACGACGGTGACACCGCCATGGTGGCGATGCAGTATTCCTATCTGCCGAGCTGGATCTCGTTCCTCGTCGATCAACAGCGGTCGATGGAGTCGGGTCGCATGCTGATCGACGCGGTCCAGCAGCGATGGTCGCAACGGCCGCCGCACCAGCGGCCGAAACTCGCCCTCTACGGCGAGAGTCTGGGTTCGATGGCCGGCCAGGCCGCGTTCGCGTGGCTACCAGATATCGCCGACATGGGATTCTCCTCGGTGCTGTGGGTGGGACCGCCCAACGCCAGCCCGCTGTGGAAGGCCATCACGGAGCGTCGCGATCCCGGCACCCCGGAGGTCGAGCCACGCTACGACGGGGGCCGCACCGTGCGGTTTTCCCAGGCGTCCGATCCGGACGAGATCGCGCGCGACACAGCCGCTCCGTGGGAGGGCACCCGCGTGCTGTTCCTGCAGCATGCGTCCGACCCGATCGTCTGGTACTCACCGGATCTGCTCACCGCCCGCCCCGACTGGCTGCGCGAGCCGGCGGGTTCCGACCGCACCGCGTCGATGCGCTGGTACCCCATCGTGACGTTCTGGCAGGTCGGTGCGGATATGACCAATGCGTCCAGCGTGCCAGGCGGACACGGCCACAACTACGGCGAATCGGTGCTCGACGGGTGGGCCGCCGTGGCACCGCCGCGGGGGTGGACCCCAGACGACACTGCACGTATCCGCGCGGTCCTCCGGGAATCGGACGGCCCGGAATACTGA